The following proteins are encoded in a genomic region of Candidatus Marinarcus aquaticus:
- a CDS encoding bifunctional helix-turn-helix domain-containing protein/methylated-DNA--[protein]-cysteine S-methyltransferase, producing the protein MNDNIPLNNHYKQIEKAIQYIDTNFKEHPSIEEVAHNVGMSKYHFIRVFKEYVGVTPMQFLHSVTLNYAKEHIKESKSILDSSLDIGLSSSSRLHELFVNLIGVTPKEWKEKGKDVQITYGFGQTPFGKALIGFTLKGICYLGFYDHNKEEVFQRFNELWENANLIFDEKLANEYLENIFIKNKKYPLLVKGTNLQINVWKALINIPDGQIITYSDVANRLNKPKSVRAVANAIGKNHIGYLIPCHRVIAKSGAMSGYRWGIERKKLLIEYEKNRKE; encoded by the coding sequence ATGAATGATAATATCCCTTTAAATAATCATTATAAACAAATAGAAAAAGCGATTCAATATATTGATACCAATTTTAAAGAGCATCCCAGTATTGAAGAAGTTGCACATAATGTGGGTATGAGTAAATACCATTTTATAAGGGTTTTTAAAGAGTATGTGGGAGTCACACCCATGCAGTTTCTGCACAGTGTAACACTTAATTATGCGAAAGAGCATATCAAAGAGTCCAAATCAATACTTGACAGCAGTTTGGATATCGGACTTTCCAGTTCAAGCCGTCTTCATGAACTCTTTGTCAATTTAATCGGTGTGACACCCAAAGAGTGGAAAGAAAAAGGGAAAGATGTTCAAATTACGTATGGATTTGGTCAGACACCTTTTGGAAAAGCTTTGATTGGATTTACTCTTAAAGGGATTTGTTATTTAGGGTTTTATGATCATAATAAAGAGGAGGTGTTTCAGCGGTTTAATGAGCTTTGGGAAAATGCAAATTTGATCTTTGATGAGAAATTGGCCAATGAATATTTGGAAAATATTTTTATAAAAAATAAAAAGTATCCTCTGTTAGTAAAAGGTACAAACTTACAAATCAATGTTTGGAAAGCGTTGATTAATATTCCCGATGGTCAGATTATTACTTACAGTGATGTGGCCAATCGTTTAAATAAACCCAAATCTGTTCGTGCCGTTGCCAATGCCATTGGGAAAAATCATATAGGTTATCTTATTCCTTGCCACAGAGTCATTGCAAAAAGCGGTGCTATGAGTGGTTATAGATGGGGCATTGAAAGAAAAAAACTTTTAATCGAATATGAAAAAAATAGAAAAGAGTAA
- a CDS encoding serine hydroxymethyltransferase has product MHFISQANLQEADNEVFQTIENELKRQTYHLEMIASENFTSPAVMQAMGSVFTNKYAEGYPYKRYYGGCEQADAVEQLAINRACEIFGCTYANVQPHSGSQANAAVYAALLNAGDKILGMDLSHGGHLTHGSKPSFSGQNYQSFYYGVELDGRIDYDKVLDIAKITQPKIIVCGASAYAREIDFKKFKEIAQCVGAILFADIAHIAGLVAAGEHSSPFPYADVVTTTTHKTLRGPRGGIILTNDEQISKKINSAIFPGTQGGPLMHVIAAKAVAFKEVLNPSWKEYAKQVKSNAKVIAEVLLKRGYDLVSGGTDNHLVLVSFLKQPFSGKDADLALGNAGITVNKNTVPGERRSPFITSGVRIGSAALTSRGMKEKEFEFIAHKICDILDDIHNIKLQEKINKELEELASEFVVYTKSTY; this is encoded by the coding sequence ATGCATTTTATATCTCAAGCAAACTTGCAAGAAGCCGACAACGAAGTGTTTCAAACCATCGAGAATGAGTTAAAACGACAAACATATCATCTGGAGATGATTGCCAGTGAAAATTTCACAAGCCCAGCAGTGATGCAAGCAATGGGTTCGGTTTTTACCAATAAATATGCAGAAGGGTATCCGTATAAAAGATATTACGGAGGGTGTGAACAAGCCGATGCAGTTGAACAACTTGCTATTAATAGGGCGTGTGAAATCTTTGGATGTACATATGCTAATGTTCAGCCTCATTCGGGGAGTCAAGCCAATGCAGCAGTTTATGCAGCACTTTTAAATGCAGGTGATAAAATTTTAGGTATGGATTTATCTCATGGAGGACATTTAACTCATGGTTCTAAGCCCTCTTTTTCAGGTCAAAACTATCAATCGTTTTATTATGGAGTTGAATTGGATGGACGAATTGACTATGATAAGGTTTTAGATATTGCTAAAATAACACAACCTAAAATTATTGTGTGTGGTGCAAGTGCATATGCTCGAGAGATTGACTTTAAAAAGTTTAAAGAGATTGCACAGTGTGTTGGAGCTATTTTGTTTGCAGATATTGCTCATATTGCAGGTCTTGTCGCAGCAGGAGAGCATTCTTCGCCTTTCCCTTATGCAGATGTGGTCACCACTACAACACACAAAACATTAAGAGGACCAAGAGGTGGTATCATTTTGACCAATGATGAACAGATCAGTAAAAAAATTAATTCAGCCATTTTCCCAGGAACACAAGGGGGACCACTTATGCATGTGATTGCTGCAAAGGCAGTTGCCTTTAAAGAGGTATTGAATCCATCATGGAAAGAGTATGCAAAACAAGTAAAGAGCAATGCCAAAGTCATTGCAGAAGTTTTACTGAAAAGAGGATATGATTTGGTATCAGGTGGAACAGACAATCATTTGGTTTTGGTGTCATTTTTGAAACAACCTTTTTCGGGGAAAGATGCCGATCTTGCTTTAGGTAATGCAGGGATTACGGTGAATAAAAACACAGTACCTGGTGAGAGAAGAAGTCCTTTTATAACTTCAGGGGTACGAATTGGTTCGGCTGCTTTAACTTCACGAGGAATGAAAGAGAAAGAGTTTGAATTTATTGCTCATAAAATATGTGATATTTTGGATGATATACATAACATCAAGCTTCAAGAGAAGATCAATAAAGAGTTAGAAGAGTTGGCTTCTGAATTTGTGGTGTATACAAAATCCACGTACTAA
- a CDS encoding SPFH domain-containing protein, translating into MPIDNDYFKNRQQNSNNNQNSGNGGGGYQPPFEPPEFFKNLGKKAGFIYAIVIVVAVLVLAKPFVIIESGQVGIQVTAGKYDEKPLNPGFHLYIPIIQKVIVVDTKVRLMNYASVETSTGFDQSIRSNPAINILDARGLPVSIELTVQYRLTAVGAPATIATWGPAWEDKIVNPVVRNIVRNVVGGFNAEELPTRRNEIATMIENGIRTQIESLEGRPVSVESVQLREIVLPPKIKEQIERVQIANQEAERVRYEVQRARQEAEKKAALAKGEADKNRIEAQGRADAVTIEAKAQAAANKEIAQSLTRNLLEMQQIQVQGKFNDALRENKDAKIFLTPGGSTPNIWVDTKDKTRDSSINK; encoded by the coding sequence ATGCCTATAGATAATGACTATTTTAAAAATAGACAACAAAATAGTAACAACAATCAAAACAGTGGAAATGGTGGCGGTGGCTATCAACCTCCATTTGAACCGCCTGAATTTTTTAAAAATTTAGGGAAAAAAGCAGGTTTTATTTATGCCATTGTAATTGTTGTGGCTGTTTTAGTACTTGCCAAACCATTTGTGATCATTGAATCAGGACAAGTGGGGATTCAAGTCACCGCAGGTAAATATGATGAAAAACCATTAAACCCAGGTTTTCACCTCTATATTCCTATCATTCAAAAAGTAATTGTAGTGGATACAAAAGTTCGATTGATGAACTATGCTTCTGTTGAAACGTCAACAGGGTTTGATCAAAGTATAAGAAGCAATCCAGCCATTAACATTCTTGATGCAAGAGGTCTTCCTGTTTCAATTGAATTAACCGTTCAATACAGACTAACTGCTGTGGGTGCTCCTGCAACTATTGCAACATGGGGACCAGCATGGGAAGACAAAATTGTTAACCCTGTTGTAAGAAACATTGTAAGAAACGTGGTGGGTGGATTTAACGCTGAAGAGTTGCCTACACGACGAAATGAGATTGCAACCATGATTGAAAATGGTATTCGAACGCAAATAGAGTCTTTAGAAGGTCGACCTGTTTCTGTTGAATCCGTTCAACTAAGAGAGATCGTACTTCCTCCAAAAATCAAAGAGCAAATTGAACGAGTTCAAATTGCAAATCAAGAAGCAGAACGAGTTCGATATGAAGTTCAAAGAGCACGTCAAGAGGCTGAGAAAAAAGCTGCTTTAGCCAAAGGTGAGGCAGACAAAAACAGAATTGAAGCACAAGGTCGAGCAGATGCAGTGACCATTGAAGCAAAAGCGCAAGCAGCTGCGAATAAAGAGATTGCTCAATCGTTAACCAGAAACCTACTTGAAATGCAACAGATTCAAGTTCAAGGAAAATTCAACGACGCACTTAGAGAAAACAAAGATGCAAAGATTTTCCTCACACCAGGTGGTTCAACTCCAAACATTTGGGTTGATACAAAAGATAAAACACGAGACTCTTCAATCAACAAATAA
- the hisIE gene encoding bifunctional phosphoribosyl-AMP cyclohydrolase/phosphoribosyl-ATP diphosphatase HisIE: MNNVNKIDWKKIEGLLPVITQDATTNEVLMLAYMNKEALELTLSSKQAHYFSRSKQRLWKKGESSGHIQTVKDILIDCDNDTLLLKVEQTGVACHTGRKSCFFTDLENNQEVHKVEVDTTLAYGVIDTLYHTICERKHDDPQKSYTAKLLTGKQNSMLKKIVEEAGEFTFAVKDDDKEEMIYEGADLVYHCLVALASKNISPDQIKQELARRFGLSGIEEKNSRPQE; this comes from the coding sequence ATGAATAATGTCAATAAGATTGATTGGAAAAAAATAGAAGGTTTGCTTCCTGTGATTACGCAAGATGCAACTACAAATGAAGTACTCATGTTGGCTTATATGAATAAAGAGGCTCTGGAGTTGACACTTTCAAGTAAACAAGCACACTATTTTAGCCGTAGTAAACAACGACTTTGGAAAAAAGGTGAAAGTTCAGGTCATATTCAAACAGTAAAAGACATTCTCATAGATTGCGATAATGATACCTTACTTTTAAAAGTAGAGCAAACGGGTGTAGCATGTCATACGGGAAGAAAAAGCTGTTTTTTCACTGACTTAGAAAATAATCAAGAGGTACACAAAGTTGAAGTGGATACGACTTTGGCATACGGAGTCATTGATACGTTGTATCACACCATTTGTGAAAGAAAACATGATGACCCTCAAAAATCATACACCGCCAAACTGCTTACAGGGAAACAAAACTCCATGCTTAAAAAGATTGTTGAAGAGGCAGGTGAGTTCACGTTTGCAGTCAAAGACGATGATAAAGAAGAGATGATTTATGAAGGGGCAGACTTGGTTTATCACTGTTTGGTTGCACTTGCAAGCAAAAATATCTCACCCGATCAAATCAAACAAGAGTTGGCTCGTCGATTTGGACTTTCAGGAATCGAAGAGAAAAATTCAAGACCTCAAGAGTAG
- a CDS encoding pyridoxamine 5'-phosphate oxidase family protein, with translation MRHRTKTHLLTNAQIEQLLLKAQVGRLGTISQDGFPYILPMHFVYYNQTIYMHGLPKGKKIDNIKRQTQVCFEVDEMLGLLYENIEDPCDVNTEFNSVIIEGMASLVDDISEKNLALRQIVNKFTPHLLHKEMPEKMIKGTAVIKIDIIKCVGRYYK, from the coding sequence ATGAGACATCGAACAAAAACACATTTATTGACAAATGCACAAATTGAACAACTGCTTTTAAAAGCACAAGTGGGAAGATTAGGGACAATCAGCCAAGATGGATTTCCTTATATTTTACCCATGCATTTTGTATATTATAATCAAACAATTTATATGCATGGTCTGCCAAAAGGTAAAAAAATTGACAACATAAAACGGCAAACACAAGTCTGTTTTGAAGTGGATGAAATGTTGGGTTTATTGTATGAAAATATTGAAGACCCTTGTGATGTCAATACAGAGTTTAACAGTGTTATTATAGAAGGAATGGCTTCATTGGTAGATGATATCAGTGAAAAAAATCTTGCCTTAAGACAAATTGTTAATAAATTCACACCGCATTTACTGCATAAAGAGATGCCTGAAAAGATGATAAAAGGAACGGCCGTAATCAAAATTGATATTATTAAGTGTGTTGGACGTTATTATAAATAA
- a CDS encoding trans-sulfuration enzyme family protein: protein MQKKIETQLAHLQEFSKIKDPFGASHFPIYNTGTFDLKKQKGDKIYDYTRSDNPTREVLENLFTEVEGGAGCVCTHTGIASVALLFETVLKANSHILVEADCYGGTFRLLKVFKEKYNITVHFADFLELDTLESILKNNPIELVLCESPTNPGLKIIDLKAVAKVCKANSALFAVDNSLATFMSQRPLELGADFSLFSTTKYVSGHGSVVAGAIVAKTQELAEQIHYYANAHGRSQNPMDVFLISLGIPTLKIRMKAHQEAALEIVKFLQEQPYIKSVNFPALESHAQHALAKEQMEYIPGVFTVDFVSVELAEQFIEKTKIFGEKCSFGSPDSRVEIPAKISHASFSKEELAAIGITGSTVRFSIGLENIEDLIDDIIQAVK, encoded by the coding sequence ATGCAAAAAAAGATAGAGACACAGCTTGCACACTTACAAGAATTTTCAAAGATTAAGGACCCTTTTGGTGCTTCCCACTTTCCTATTTATAACACAGGTACATTTGATTTAAAGAAACAAAAGGGTGATAAAATTTATGACTACACTCGAAGTGATAACCCAACCAGAGAAGTCTTAGAGAACCTCTTTACTGAAGTTGAAGGTGGAGCAGGATGCGTTTGTACGCATACAGGTATTGCCTCTGTGGCACTGCTGTTTGAAACGGTGTTAAAAGCCAACTCTCATATCTTAGTGGAAGCCGATTGTTATGGTGGAACCTTTAGACTGCTTAAAGTATTTAAAGAAAAATACAATATTACCGTACACTTTGCTGATTTTTTAGAATTAGATACCTTAGAGAGTATTTTGAAAAACAATCCAATCGAGTTGGTATTGTGTGAATCTCCAACCAACCCAGGGCTTAAAATCATTGATTTAAAAGCCGTTGCAAAAGTGTGTAAAGCAAACAGTGCTTTATTTGCAGTGGATAATTCATTGGCAACGTTTATGTCTCAACGTCCACTTGAATTGGGTGCCGACTTCTCTTTATTTTCAACCACAAAATATGTCAGTGGTCATGGAAGTGTAGTTGCAGGGGCGATTGTAGCAAAAACGCAAGAGTTAGCAGAGCAAATACATTACTATGCCAATGCACATGGTCGAAGCCAAAATCCAATGGATGTTTTTTTGATTTCATTGGGAATTCCAACATTAAAAATCAGAATGAAAGCGCACCAAGAAGCGGCTTTAGAGATTGTGAAGTTTTTACAAGAGCAACCGTACATTAAATCAGTGAATTTTCCCGCACTTGAATCGCATGCACAGCATGCATTGGCAAAAGAACAAATGGAGTATATCCCAGGTGTATTCACCGTTGATTTCGTAAGCGTAGAATTAGCAGAGCAGTTCATTGAAAAGACTAAAATATTTGGTGAGAAGTGCTCATTTGGAAGCCCTGATTCAAGAGTGGAAATCCCTGCTAAAATATCTCATGCTTCATTTTCTAAAGAGGAACTTGCTGCCATTGGTATTACAGGCAGTACGGTGCGCTTCTCTATAGGTTTAGAAAACATTGAAGATCTCATTGATGATATCATACAAGCAGTAAAATAG
- a CDS encoding DUF2116 family Zn-ribbon domain-containing protein: MANVCQYCSKKIPINKVFCSKECKESFFQMIAINLPKPFLKRLYFFCNDQEREEEIKQFAERHQWSEPLVREKIQQLNSEYFR, translated from the coding sequence ATGGCGAATGTTTGTCAATATTGCTCTAAAAAAATACCAATAAATAAAGTTTTCTGCTCAAAAGAGTGTAAAGAGAGCTTTTTTCAAATGATAGCAATCAATCTGCCTAAACCATTTTTAAAACGACTCTATTTCTTTTGCAATGATCAAGAGAGAGAAGAAGAGATTAAACAATTTGCGGAGCGTCATCAATGGAGTGAACCACTCGTGCGCGAAAAAATACAGCAACTCAACAGTGAGTACTTTCGATAA
- a CDS encoding PLP-dependent transferase → MSKTTFKPIACGATLPVNNIHAVSVSIPTLREVIDYEEGLNGIHDKIKSGYPRFMLHPYLKLMAQYLKTKYNVPSCYEVVLLSSKKAVKLVSDTYFIHNPFKIDEPFGVILVLNETSQLQKVLSFIQHVGCNLSSRFAQKYLYEHGVIDRLHQEELLDTNIAKTTLLNILGKAYKQPVENIALAPSGMNAVYGVLKGLKSIQNANSRNILVQFGWLYLDTMNVVKHYFKRNRVFYDIHNKKALEKYLKSYGKQVSAIVTEVPTNPLVQTVDIKWLKNLCDAYNIPLVIDSTLATPYNVDLKPYADIFIESLTKFACGNADVLMGAIILNENSRFSCMQSEFFKHCDEPYIQDIQRISYEIRGYEARMKKINHNTKLLVEYLEKQPYVKTIYHTHQEKCKANYQAIQRDDSAFGGLISVVFHKPFDEVYDQLNFAKGPSLGTEFTLLMPYVYLAHYDMIQSKEGQAVLKAFDMDINLLRISVGCEDIEEIKKEFDKLL, encoded by the coding sequence ATGAGTAAGACCACTTTTAAACCCATTGCATGTGGTGCCACTTTACCTGTAAATAATATACATGCAGTATCTGTAAGTATCCCTACATTAAGGGAAGTTATAGATTATGAAGAGGGTTTAAATGGTATCCATGATAAGATTAAAAGTGGATACCCAAGATTTATGCTTCATCCCTATTTAAAACTCATGGCACAATACCTTAAAACAAAGTACAATGTTCCTTCTTGTTATGAGGTGGTGTTGCTTTCTTCTAAGAAAGCGGTTAAACTTGTAAGTGATACCTATTTTATACACAATCCTTTTAAAATTGATGAACCTTTTGGGGTTATTTTGGTTTTAAATGAGACTTCTCAGCTTCAAAAAGTGCTCAGTTTTATTCAACACGTGGGCTGTAACCTTTCTTCTCGTTTTGCACAAAAGTATTTGTATGAGCATGGGGTTATTGATAGATTGCATCAAGAAGAGTTGCTGGATACAAACATTGCTAAAACCACGCTTCTTAATATATTGGGTAAAGCGTACAAACAACCAGTAGAAAATATTGCATTGGCACCTTCGGGTATGAATGCAGTCTATGGCGTATTAAAAGGGCTTAAATCGATTCAAAATGCCAACAGCAGAAATATTCTTGTACAGTTTGGATGGCTCTATTTGGATACCATGAATGTGGTGAAACACTACTTTAAACGCAATCGTGTCTTTTATGATATTCACAATAAAAAAGCACTTGAAAAGTATCTCAAGTCATATGGGAAACAGGTCTCCGCTATTGTTACGGAAGTTCCTACCAATCCTTTGGTTCAAACAGTGGATATTAAATGGCTCAAAAACCTGTGCGATGCGTATAATATTCCTTTGGTGATTGACTCTACGTTGGCCACGCCTTATAATGTGGATTTAAAACCGTATGCCGATATCTTTATAGAATCTCTGACAAAGTTTGCATGTGGCAATGCTGATGTACTTATGGGAGCCATTATTCTTAATGAAAACTCGCGTTTTTCCTGTATGCAAAGTGAGTTTTTTAAACATTGTGATGAACCCTATATTCAAGATATACAACGTATTTCATATGAAATTCGTGGTTATGAAGCACGTATGAAAAAAATCAACCATAACACCAAACTGTTAGTTGAGTATTTAGAAAAACAGCCTTATGTTAAAACCATCTATCATACTCATCAAGAGAAGTGTAAAGCCAATTATCAAGCCATACAACGAGATGATTCTGCCTTTGGTGGTCTGATTTCAGTGGTGTTTCATAAACCATTTGATGAAGTCTATGACCAACTTAATTTTGCTAAAGGCCCAAGCTTGGGAACAGAATTTACACTTTTGATGCCCTATGTTTACTTGGCACATTATGATATGATTCAAAGCAAAGAGGGGCAAGCTGTACTTAAAGCATTTGATATGGACATCAATTTGCTTCGTATCTCTGTGGGGTGTGAAGATATAGAAGAGATTAAAAAAGAGTTTGATAAACTGTTGTAA
- a CDS encoding MOSC domain-containing protein encodes MPTISKVLYIKVGGVTVTKLENQKREQLVSGIKKYPVTQAYLSKTGFVNDAQADLLHHGGENKALFLFSKLTYEKINAHYNDSFDMTDVSYFGENIILDNVCEKDICVGDVLKIGETTVQITQPRQPCWKLSANTHQKDMTKFIFESGLTGFYAKVLKEGQIFQNDSVILEHRIHPNLTIEKLNELILNPLKDQKVMQEALHCEELGYQFKNSLQKRDQFKNDDTQFLTYHT; translated from the coding sequence ATGCCAACAATATCAAAAGTTTTATACATCAAAGTTGGTGGTGTAACGGTGACAAAACTCGAAAACCAAAAGAGAGAACAACTGGTTTCTGGTATTAAAAAATATCCTGTTACACAAGCATATTTATCTAAAACGGGGTTTGTAAATGATGCTCAAGCAGATTTACTTCACCACGGAGGCGAGAATAAAGCACTCTTTTTATTCTCAAAATTGACATATGAAAAAATCAATGCACACTATAATGACAGCTTTGATATGACGGATGTGTCTTATTTTGGAGAAAATATCATACTTGACAATGTGTGTGAAAAAGATATTTGCGTTGGTGATGTTTTAAAAATAGGTGAAACCACTGTGCAAATAACACAACCTCGACAACCTTGTTGGAAATTAAGTGCAAATACGCATCAAAAAGATATGACCAAGTTTATTTTTGAAAGTGGTTTGACGGGCTTTTATGCCAAGGTATTAAAAGAGGGACAAATTTTTCAAAACGATTCGGTTATTTTAGAACATCGTATACATCCCAATTTAACCATCGAAAAACTCAATGAGCTTATACTCAATCCCTTAAAGGATCAAAAGGTTATGCAAGAGGCATTACATTGTGAAGAGTTAGGTTATCAATTTAAAAACTCTTTACAAAAAAGAGACCAATTTAAAAATGACGATACGCAATTTTTAACTTATCACACATAA
- a CDS encoding nucleotide pyrophosphohydrolase: MDMQKIQNIIKTFSRERDWDRHHNPKNLAMALSVETAELVEIFQWLTPEQCDNLTSEKHEHLKEEVADVAVYLLRICMAYDIDLEEAIIEKMKKNEKKYPLYDTNGEKIIYQKK, translated from the coding sequence ATGGACATGCAAAAAATTCAAAACATCATCAAAACATTCTCTCGTGAACGTGATTGGGACAGACATCACAATCCTAAAAATCTTGCTATGGCACTCAGCGTTGAAACGGCTGAGCTTGTAGAGATTTTTCAATGGCTCACTCCTGAACAGTGCGACAATTTAACGTCTGAAAAACATGAACATCTCAAAGAAGAAGTAGCCGATGTGGCCGTTTATTTGCTTCGTATTTGTATGGCATATGATATTGATTTAGAAGAAGCGATCATTGAAAAGATGAAAAAGAATGAAAAAAAATATCCACTGTATGATACAAATGGCGAAAAAATAATCTATCAAAAAAAGTAA
- a CDS encoding Mrp/NBP35 family ATP-binding protein, with amino-acid sequence MATVADIKNELQSVLYPGFNKSIMDFGFVKDVQVNGSGVDISIEITSSAQDVEQQLRADITACMQKVGVDDLKLEIKKPEAPKQQSNSMSGKNVAPQIKNFVMVSSGKGGVGKSTTTVNLAVAAAMQGKRVGILDADIYGPNIPRMMGLQGQDVEVVGNKAKPFKAYGVDVMSMGSLMEEGQALIWRGAMIMKAIEQLLRDILWEELDILFIDMPPGTGDAQLTLAQSVPVTAGVNVTTPQHVALDDSRRSLDMFKKLHIPIAGIVENMSGFVCPSCETESDIFGQGTCEELAKQYDTQVLGNIPIEPSIRVGGDEGKPIVYHYPESLSGKRYMKAAETLIAQIDAVNAGGGADNAAIQPNTPPGVSACSTAGATQAQKNDGGCGCSH; translated from the coding sequence ATGGCAACAGTAGCTGATATTAAAAATGAATTACAATCTGTTTTATATCCGGGATTCAACAAATCAATCATGGACTTTGGCTTTGTAAAAGATGTACAAGTCAATGGAAGTGGTGTGGACATAAGTATAGAAATCACTTCAAGTGCGCAAGATGTTGAGCAACAACTTCGTGCAGACATCACAGCATGTATGCAAAAAGTGGGTGTTGATGATCTCAAATTAGAGATTAAAAAACCCGAAGCACCTAAACAACAAAGCAACTCAATGAGTGGCAAAAACGTAGCACCTCAAATTAAAAATTTTGTAATGGTCAGTTCAGGAAAAGGTGGAGTGGGTAAATCAACCACCACTGTAAACTTAGCTGTAGCTGCAGCCATGCAAGGAAAACGAGTAGGAATTTTAGATGCCGATATTTATGGACCAAATATTCCTCGTATGATGGGACTTCAAGGTCAAGATGTAGAAGTCGTTGGAAATAAAGCGAAACCATTTAAAGCGTATGGTGTTGATGTGATGTCTATGGGTTCACTTATGGAAGAGGGACAAGCCCTTATTTGGAGAGGTGCGATGATCATGAAAGCCATCGAACAACTCTTAAGAGATATTTTATGGGAAGAGTTGGATATTCTGTTTATTGATATGCCTCCAGGTACAGGGGATGCTCAATTAACGTTGGCTCAAAGTGTTCCTGTAACAGCAGGAGTCAATGTAACCACACCACAACACGTTGCACTGGATGACTCACGAAGAAGTTTAGACATGTTTAAAAAACTGCATATTCCTATTGCCGGTATTGTTGAAAATATGAGCGGCTTTGTATGTCCAAGCTGTGAAACAGAATCAGACATTTTTGGACAAGGAACATGTGAAGAGTTAGCAAAACAGTATGATACACAAGTTCTTGGAAACATTCCTATTGAACCATCCATCAGAGTAGGCGGGGATGAGGGTAAACCAATTGTTTATCACTATCCAGAGAGCCTTTCAGGAAAACGATATATGAAAGCAGCAGAAACATTGATTGCACAAATTGATGCTGTGAATGCAGGTGGTGGGGCAGACAATGCAGCCATTCAACCAAACACACCTCCAGGGGTAAGTGCATGCTCAACAGCAGGTGCTACACAAGCTCAGAAAAACGATGGAGGATGTGGTTGTAGCCACTAA